A window of the Enterobacteriaceae bacterium 4M9 genome harbors these coding sequences:
- the cheR gene encoding protein-glutamate O-methyltransferase CheR, with product MNSPTSAPLSDNINKLMVRVPLTENEFKKISALIYQRAGIVLADNKRDMVYNRLSRRLRALNLDSFSQYLALLESHARSDEWQAFINALTTNLTAFYREAYHFPILAEHAQSRKGNYTVWSTAASTGEEPCSIAITLDEVLGRSVGGPRVWATDIDTEVLETASRGIYRHLDIAKLTEAQKKKYFLRGTGNQEGKVRVRPELLSSIQYQPLNLLESEWAVPGPFDAIFCRNVMIYFDKETQSKILRRFAGMLKEGGILFAGHSEHVSQLSSEFYLRGQSVYGLTKDKK from the coding sequence ATGAATAGTCCGACCAGCGCGCCACTTAGTGACAATATCAACAAATTAATGGTTCGCGTACCACTGACAGAGAATGAGTTCAAAAAAATCAGCGCCCTGATTTATCAGCGCGCCGGTATCGTGTTGGCAGATAACAAGCGGGATATGGTTTACAACCGCCTTTCGCGCCGCCTGCGCGCGCTTAATCTGGACAGTTTCTCGCAGTATCTGGCTCTGCTGGAAAGCCACGCTCGCAGCGACGAATGGCAGGCTTTTATCAATGCCCTGACCACAAACCTGACTGCGTTTTACCGCGAGGCTTACCATTTCCCGATTCTGGCTGAACACGCCCAAAGCCGTAAGGGTAACTACACAGTGTGGAGCACTGCGGCATCCACCGGCGAAGAGCCGTGCTCAATTGCCATCACTCTTGACGAGGTGTTGGGGCGCAGCGTGGGTGGCCCGCGCGTCTGGGCAACCGACATCGATACCGAAGTGCTGGAAACAGCGTCACGCGGGATTTACCGCCATCTGGATATTGCCAAGCTGACCGAAGCACAGAAAAAAAAGTACTTCCTGCGCGGTACCGGGAACCAGGAAGGCAAAGTCCGGGTGCGCCCGGAACTGCTGTCGTCCATACAGTACCAGCCGCTGAACCTGCTGGAGTCTGAATGGGCCGTTCCCGGTCCTTTTGATGCCATTTTCTGTCGCAACGTCATGATTTATTTCGATAAGGAAACCCAGAGCAAAATTCTGCGTCGCTTTGCAGGCATGCTTAAAGAAGGCGGCATTCTGTTTGCCGGCCACTCGGAGCACGTCAGCCAGTTGAGTAGCGAATTCTACTTGCGGGGCCAGTCCGTCTACGGGCTGACTAAGGACAAAAAATGA
- a CDS encoding HAMP domain-containing protein, giving the protein MIKTIRARVTAAGIAIVVSVLMLNTLLNYAIAVRHDNVLIEASLSSLGASHARALSDWIDLKKMSIDSLKDEAMLDDPMPFFHSIMDASGFTNIYVGFANKTTRFAGKADVPLDYDATERPWYLQAANSGQTIVTEPYQDVASGGLVVTFASPIIRDGTLIGVVAGDIVMDSVIKNILSITPAEKSYGILINRSGTIIAHPDASMTLKPIATISPNIDMSRLLLGKGDLEVEISGRDAIVHSNSVEGTDWQVLIVMDEQVMKQDSSLMLTLSLLSLVLLSGVSAIIISLIMGRALGRLAQVRDSMRAISSGDADLTQRLPVEGSDEVSQISTAFNLFVDNLGSMMRQIRDTSLSVHTASNEIAMGNRDLSERTESAAASLQQTASSLEEITATVAQSADSARQAGTIAESASGAAEHGGDVVNKVLGTMGDIEKASDKISDIISVIDGIAFQTNILALNAAVEAARAGEQGRGFSVVASEVRSLAQRCSLAAKEIKELIETTVNSVSSGSCQVKEANEAMSNIISNVANVTHIMKEIQDATAVQMMGINEINQAVHQLDGLVQQNAAMVEESASAASALQGQAQDMTDIIGRFRIEK; this is encoded by the coding sequence ATGATTAAAACGATACGAGCCCGCGTTACTGCTGCGGGTATTGCGATCGTGGTCAGCGTACTGATGCTGAATACGTTACTTAACTATGCTATTGCAGTACGTCACGACAATGTGCTTATTGAGGCCAGTCTATCGTCCCTGGGAGCCAGTCATGCCAGAGCACTATCAGATTGGATTGATCTGAAAAAAATGAGCATTGACTCGCTAAAAGACGAAGCGATGCTCGATGATCCGATGCCGTTCTTCCACTCCATCATGGATGCCTCTGGCTTCACGAATATCTACGTGGGTTTTGCGAACAAAACAACGCGCTTTGCGGGCAAAGCGGACGTACCGCTGGATTATGACGCGACTGAACGTCCCTGGTATCTTCAGGCAGCAAATAGCGGTCAGACCATCGTCACCGAGCCGTATCAGGATGTTGCCTCTGGCGGCCTGGTTGTTACCTTCGCGTCACCTATCATTCGGGACGGAACACTCATTGGTGTGGTCGCTGGTGATATCGTCATGGATTCGGTTATCAAGAATATTTTGAGTATCACTCCCGCTGAGAAAAGCTACGGCATACTGATAAACCGCAGCGGCACAATCATCGCGCACCCGGATGCGAGCATGACTCTTAAGCCTATAGCCACCATCTCGCCAAATATCGATATGTCACGGCTGTTGCTGGGTAAGGGTGATTTAGAGGTAGAAATCTCAGGCCGTGACGCAATTGTTCACAGCAACAGTGTTGAGGGTACCGACTGGCAAGTACTGATCGTTATGGATGAACAGGTTATGAAGCAGGACAGCAGCTTGATGTTAACGCTATCTCTGCTCTCGCTGGTCCTGCTGTCTGGCGTCTCTGCCATCATTATCAGCCTTATTATGGGCCGCGCGCTGGGGCGCCTGGCGCAGGTACGCGATTCTATGCGTGCTATCAGCAGCGGTGATGCGGATCTCACCCAGCGCCTGCCTGTGGAAGGGAGCGACGAAGTGTCGCAAATCTCCACGGCGTTCAACCTTTTTGTCGACAACCTCGGCAGCATGATGCGCCAGATTCGCGATACCAGTCTGTCAGTCCATACGGCATCAAATGAAATCGCCATGGGTAACCGCGACCTGTCAGAACGCACGGAATCCGCGGCCGCCAGCCTGCAGCAGACCGCCTCGTCGCTTGAAGAGATTACCGCCACTGTCGCCCAGTCGGCCGACTCGGCACGCCAGGCCGGCACCATCGCCGAATCTGCCAGCGGTGCGGCAGAGCACGGCGGCGATGTGGTCAATAAGGTGCTTGGTACGATGGGTGATATCGAAAAAGCGTCCGATAAAATCAGCGACATCATCAGCGTTATCGACGGCATTGCCTTTCAGACCAACATTCTGGCGCTTAACGCCGCGGTAGAAGCCGCGCGTGCAGGTGAGCAGGGTCGTGGCTTCTCGGTTGTGGCAAGCGAAGTCCGAAGCCTCGCACAGCGCTGTTCGCTGGCAGCAAAAGAGATAAAAGAGCTTATCGAAACCACCGTCAACAGCGTGTCGTCTGGCTCCTGCCAGGTGAAGGAAGCCAACGAGGCAATGAGTAATATCATCAGCAACGTGGCTAACGTCACGCACATCATGAAGGAAATCCAGGACGCCACAGCGGTACAAATGATGGGGATTAATGAAATCAACCAGGCCGTACATCAGCTTGACGGCCTGGTGCAGCAGAACGCGGCGATGGTCGAAGAGTCAGCCAGTGCGGCCTCTGCCCTGCAGGGCCAGGCTCAGGATATGACCGATATTATCGGGCGTTTTCGCATCGAAAAATAA
- the proC gene encoding pyrroline-5-carboxylate reductase: MMDKKIGFIGTGNMANAIIHGIINSGIAPASQIVVFDVDTSKTQALSAEVGTVTAQSASELTNVCDIVFLAIKPHIVPVVLKEIASTIKSNHVLVSIAAGVTLEQLAEQAGYNAKIVRVMPNTPAMVNAGMSSLTANSLVEEQELAEITAIFNSFGRSAVVPENLIHAVTGISGSSPAYVFMFIEALADAGVLGGLPRAQAYQFAAQTVLGAAKMVLETGEHPAMLKDMVCSPGGTTIEAVKTLEEKGFRSAVIEAVVSCMDKSKKLSEK, encoded by the coding sequence ATCATGGATAAAAAAATCGGCTTTATCGGTACGGGCAACATGGCAAATGCCATTATCCACGGCATCATCAATAGTGGCATCGCACCGGCAAGCCAGATTGTGGTTTTTGATGTTGATACCAGCAAAACGCAGGCGCTGAGTGCAGAAGTCGGTACGGTGACTGCACAGAGTGCGTCGGAGCTGACCAACGTCTGCGATATCGTGTTTCTTGCCATTAAGCCGCACATCGTACCGGTGGTGCTTAAAGAGATTGCGTCAACGATTAAGTCAAACCATGTGCTGGTCTCGATTGCGGCGGGCGTGACTCTCGAACAGCTTGCCGAGCAGGCAGGCTACAACGCTAAAATTGTGCGCGTGATGCCCAATACGCCTGCAATGGTCAATGCCGGTATGAGCTCACTGACCGCCAATAGCCTGGTCGAAGAGCAGGAGCTGGCAGAAATTACCGCCATCTTTAACAGCTTTGGCCGCTCTGCAGTGGTACCGGAGAACCTGATTCATGCCGTTACCGGCATCAGCGGTTCATCACCGGCTTACGTGTTCATGTTCATTGAAGCCCTGGCTGACGCCGGAGTGCTGGGTGGGCTGCCACGTGCGCAGGCTTACCAGTTTGCCGCACAGACCGTGCTAGGCGCGGCTAAAATGGTGCTGGAAACCGGGGAGCATCCGGCCATGCTTAAAGATATGGTGTGCTCGCCAGGTGGAACAACCATTGAAGCGGTAAAAACGCTGGAAGAAAAAGGTTTCCGTTCTGCGGTTATCGAAGCCGTTGTCAGCTGCATGGATAAGTCGAAAAAACTTAGCGAAAAATAA
- a CDS encoding DMT family transporter, translating into MSKFGLAKPGVAFLAVCAIFVNILWGTPFPLVKEMYAQMNISAATLGDNYNGQVLTTISIRFFLAGLITLVMAKLMGQQIFKVTPRQWYEVTSMGIVSTTAAYLFFNIGLVNTTTIKSTVLAQSSIFFSVILAHFAYKNDKLNQPKTIGLMLGLTGLLAVNLMNNGNGLREMLSFSWLGDGFMVLYGLVAALGMMQAKRIGSSLNSFVMTGWNLTIGASILFVIGLFMGGSLSAITWTPTAMVLMLILALIASVAFGLWYWIVQHAKIGEISIYKFCMPLSGSLLSVFMGQDSFTLPLTIGLVLVCVGIVVVNKPPKFLLRKKASDETTINAHTNKIQ; encoded by the coding sequence ATGAGCAAATTCGGTCTGGCGAAACCAGGCGTGGCCTTCCTGGCGGTGTGCGCGATTTTCGTGAACATCTTGTGGGGAACGCCATTTCCACTGGTAAAAGAGATGTACGCCCAGATGAACATCTCGGCGGCAACGCTTGGCGACAACTACAACGGCCAGGTTCTGACCACCATTAGCATCCGCTTTTTCCTCGCGGGCCTTATCACCCTGGTGATGGCCAAATTAATGGGTCAGCAAATCTTTAAAGTCACACCGCGTCAGTGGTACGAAGTGACCTCAATGGGGATTGTCAGCACCACCGCCGCGTATCTGTTTTTTAATATTGGCCTGGTGAACACAACCACTATCAAGTCAACCGTACTGGCACAGTCCTCAATTTTCTTCTCCGTCATTCTGGCGCACTTCGCCTATAAAAATGACAAGCTGAACCAGCCGAAAACCATTGGTCTGATGCTGGGTCTGACCGGCCTGCTGGCGGTAAATCTGATGAACAACGGCAACGGCCTGCGTGAAATGCTCAGCTTCTCCTGGCTTGGCGATGGTTTCATGGTGCTCTACGGCCTGGTTGCCGCACTCGGCATGATGCAGGCAAAACGCATCGGCTCATCCCTGAACTCGTTCGTGATGACAGGCTGGAACCTGACCATCGGTGCATCCATCCTGTTTGTTATTGGCCTGTTCATGGGCGGTAGCCTGAGCGCCATCACCTGGACGCCGACTGCAATGGTCCTGATGCTGATTCTGGCGCTTATCGCAAGCGTAGCCTTCGGCCTGTGGTACTGGATTGTTCAGCACGCCAAAATTGGTGAAATCTCAATCTACAAATTCTGTATGCCGCTGTCTGGCAGCCTGCTCTCCGTTTTCATGGGCCAGGACAGCTTCACGCTACCGCTGACTATCGGTCTGGTTCTGGTCTGCGTGGGTATTGTGGTTGTGAATAAACCGCCCAAATTTCTGCTGCGTAAAAAAGCCTCGGATGAGACTACAATCAACGCGCACACCAACAAAATCCAGTAA